DNA sequence from the Betaproteobacteria bacterium genome:
CAGCGACGCGGCGGTAACGAAACGAACTTTGTGGTGGAGTTTGCAGGGCTCCAGTTTGGCGGTAATGCTGAGATCGGTCATGGCATTAGTCTATTGAGTACGCGTGTAACGGAACAATATCACCCAGACACTCGGCATCGTCAAATAAGTCGAATGTCAATGTGCATCGGCCTGCGGGCCAGCCTGGATGCGCCTCTCCCGGGCATATGCCCTGGAAGCCGCGCCAGTGCTGGGGTTTCACGCCTCGGGTTAGTGCCATTCCCTGGCGGAAGTACTGCTGGATGCAGTATCTATTGGACGCCGAAGCGCGTAGCCATGTTGTCCGGGGAGCGACAATCGGGCGACATTTACGGCTGCGTGAGCTTTCTGCCAATGGGATGTAAACCCGCGTTTTGGACACCTGTGTCACATTTTGTTGCAACTTGCGTCGCAGATCAGGGTCAACCATCGGAATCGCCCCCCGTTACTCGCACACGACTCACAATAACTGGAGCCATTTTATGAAGACCATACTGACAATTGCGGTGCTTTCCACCCTGGGTTTGTCCGCCGGCGTTGTATCGGCCGCGCCCCACAATGATGTGGCGACGGTGATTTCCTCAACGCCTGTGTACGAACGCGTGGCCGCGCCTCGGCGCGAGTGCGTGACGGAGCAGGTCACTGCCTATGACGAGCGCCGCTCGCGTCGTCCGATTCGTGAAGAGTATGTGCCGGAATCGCGCTCCAGTTCCGGTGCGGGTACTGTACTCGGCGCCATTGTTGGTGGCGTGATCGGTCACCAGTTTGGCAATAGTACCGGTGGACGCGACCACGGCACCGCTGCGGGTGCGGTACTCGGCGGCCTGATTGGCAACAGCATGGAGCGGAATAGCGGCGGTGACCGCTACGACGCTGGCTACAGCGGCAACGGCAGCTACAGCCGCGCCGCCTACGACGTCGAACGCGTGCCGGTAACGCGAGATGTACAGCGCTGCAATGTGGTGTCGGACTATCGTGAAGAAGTGCGTGGTTACGACGTGCGTTACAGCTTCAATGGCCGCGAATACATGACACGCCTCGCTTACGATCCGGGCCCGACTCTGCCCATTAACGTTGACGTGCGACCCAGCTATCGGGCGCCGGTGCCTTCGTATTCGAACCGGTATTGATCGGATTCAACCGCAGCAATGAACAACGCCGCTTTAGAGAGCGGCGTTGTTTTTTGTTGCGCAGTGAGAGGCTCTGGCCGTGCAGACTGCGGCCCGCGGACCTTCAATTGCCCAATCGCCGCTATCGCTATTCGATGAAGGCAAAAAGCACCGCATCCGCCGGTACCAGATCGTTCTCCTTGAACGCCACCCGGTCCACTACCCCGTCCTTGGGGCTGACGATGGTGTGCTCCATTTTCATCGCTTCCAGGATGATCAGCGGTTGACCTTTCTTCACGTGGTCGCCAGCGTTTGCCATTACTTTCACCACCCGTCCCGGCATCATGGCGGTCAGGCGGCCGGCGGCGCCGGTATCCTCCTGCTCAAAGTAGAAGGGATCGAATAGCGTGAGCGACGTGCGGCCGCGCGGCGTGATGACGGTGAGCTGATCGCCGGCGCGCAAAACCCGCGTCGCATTCTTGGATTCACCGAGTTTCACTTTCAGTGTGCCATCGTCGCGTTGCAGCCACGAAAAGGCGAGCCGCGTTTCGCCATGCCGAAAATAGCGCACGCCGATATCGACATCGACATGACACTCGACCGGTTCATCCAGCCCTTCAACCTTGAATTCCATCAGCCGGCTGGCGAAGCCATTCATGCGCCAGCCGCTGTTTTGCGACCACGGGTCACTGCCGACGAGCGGCGCTTCGTCTTCCATTACCCGTGCGCAGGCGGCGGCCAATGTCAGGTCGTCCAGTGCTGGCTTCGCCATCAGGGCTTCACGATGGCGAGGGATAAAACCCGTGTCGGTATCGCCATCAATAAACGCCGGATGTTGTACCAGCTGTTCGAGGAATTCGAGATTGGTCTTCACGCCCAGCACGTCAGTCTCACCGAGCGCGGCCTGCATGCGCCGAATCGCCTCGGCGCGATCGGCACCCCAGGTGATGAGTTTGGCGATCATCGGGTCGTAGTAGACGCTGATTGTGTCGCCGGTGACCACGCCAGTATCGAGACGGACGTCACCGTCTTCGTCGTCCTGTGGAATCGCGAAAAGATGCATCCTGCCGGTCTCGGGCAGGAAATCATTGGCCGGATCTTCCGCGCAAATGCGCACCTCGATGGCATGCCCGCCAGAGAGAATCTCGTTCTGCGTCAACGGCAGTGGCTCGCCCGCCGCGACGCGCAATTGCCATTCCACCAGGTCTTCGCCCGTGATCATCTCCGTGATCGGGTGCTCCACCTGCAAGCGCGTGTTCATCTCCATGAAAAAAAACTGGCGATCACCGCCGACGATGAATTCGATGGTCCCCGCGCCGCGATAGGCAATCGCTCGCGCCGCCGCCACCGCCGCCGCACCCATCCGGTCGCGCATATCGTCGTCGGCGGATTCGATGAAAGGCGAGGGCGTTTCTTCCAGCACTTTCTGATGCCGCCGCTGGATGGAACATTCGCGCTCAAACAGGTGCACGTAGTTGCCGTGGGTATCGCCGAACACCTGGAATTCAATGTGATGCGGACTTTGCACATAGCGCTCAATCAGCACGGCATCGTCTCCGAAAGCGTTCTTCGATTCGCGCATGGCAGCGGCAAGCTGCGCGGAAAAGTCCTCAAACTTTTCGACCAGCCGCATGCCTTTGCCACCGCCGCCCGCAACCGCCTTGATCAACTGTGGATAGCCAACTATCTGCGACTGCGCCGCGAGAAACGCCGCGTCCTGGTTGTCGCCGTGATAGCCGGGCACCACTGGCACGCCCGCCGCCTCCATCAGCGCCTTGGCGGCACTCTTGGAGCCCATCTTTTCGATGGCTTGCGGCGTCGGGCCGATGAACGCAAGGCCTGCCTTTTCGCAGTTAGCTGCGAATTGCTCGTTCTCCGACAGAAAGCC
Encoded proteins:
- a CDS encoding acetyl/propionyl/methylcrotonyl-CoA carboxylase subunit alpha, with the protein product MFTKILIANRGEIACRIIRTCKRMGICTVAVYSEADQFSQHVIQADEAYMIGGPRPVDSYLKGDVIIEMARKSGAQAIHPGYGFLSENEQFAANCEKAGLAFIGPTPQAIEKMGSKSAAKALMEAAGVPVVPGYHGDNQDAAFLAAQSQIVGYPQLIKAVAGGGGKGMRLVEKFEDFSAQLAAAMRESKNAFGDDAVLIERYVQSPHHIEFQVFGDTHGNYVHLFERECSIQRRHQKVLEETPSPFIESADDDMRDRMGAAAVAAARAIAYRGAGTIEFIVGGDRQFFFMEMNTRLQVEHPITEMITGEDLVEWQLRVAAGEPLPLTQNEILSGGHAIEVRICAEDPANDFLPETGRMHLFAIPQDDEDGDVRLDTGVVTGDTISVYYDPMIAKLITWGADRAEAIRRMQAALGETDVLGVKTNLEFLEQLVQHPAFIDGDTDTGFIPRHREALMAKPALDDLTLAAACARVMEDEAPLVGSDPWSQNSGWRMNGFASRLMEFKVEGLDEPVECHVDVDIGVRYFRHGETRLAFSWLQRDDGTLKVKLGESKNATRVLRAGDQLTVITPRGRTSLTLFDPFYFEQEDTGAAGRLTAMMPGRVVKVMANAGDHVKKGQPLIILEAMKMEHTIVSPKDGVVDRVAFKENDLVPADAVLFAFIE
- a CDS encoding glycine zipper 2TM domain-containing protein — protein: MKTILTIAVLSTLGLSAGVVSAAPHNDVATVISSTPVYERVAAPRRECVTEQVTAYDERRSRRPIREEYVPESRSSSGAGTVLGAIVGGVIGHQFGNSTGGRDHGTAAGAVLGGLIGNSMERNSGGDRYDAGYSGNGSYSRAAYDVERVPVTRDVQRCNVVSDYREEVRGYDVRYSFNGREYMTRLAYDPGPTLPINVDVRPSYRAPVPSYSNRY